Genomic DNA from Desulfovibrio psychrotolerans:
CTGTTTGGCAGGCTGCTCTCTGCACAGGATGAACGTAGCGCGGTGGCGGGCGGGCTTATCGGTGCGGGCGGGCTGATGGTATGTGCCGCGCTCATCGTGGCGGTGGGGCTTGCCTGCAAGGGCCTTATCCCGGCTGATACTCCCGGCGACGCCGTGCTCACGGCCGTACTCAGCGGTGTGATGCCGCCGTGGATGCACGTAGTGGTTTCTTTTGCACTTATCAGTGCCATTGTCTCTTCGGCAGATTCCTGCCTTGTCACCGCCGCTACGGTGGGCAGCCATGACCTGCTTGGGAACACATCCGTCGCAATCCGCCGACTCTGCGTGCTTGCGCTCGGCGTGGCAGGGGCGGGCGTAAGCCTGTGGGGCAAGGGCATTCTGGGTTTCCTGCTTATGGCCTATGATATCTTTGCCTGCGGCGTGGCCATGCCCTGCTTTGTGGGGCTGGTGCTCCCCAAAGGCCGCAGCATACAGGCACACTTTGCCTGTGCCGCAGTCATTGCGGGCGGACTGCTCGGGATTGCCGCTGCCCTCACGGAAGAGCGCGTGTATAACTACACGGGCATGGCGGTATCGGCCCTGCTGGCTTATGCGGGAGCCTTTGTTCGCCAGCGTGAATCACAAGCTGCGCTCACCGAATAGCGCGCGCCGGCATACCGTTGCAAACGCCCGTGATATGCTCCTTCATGTGTGGTGATGCCGGTGAACACCAGTTCCGGTTTGGCTACCCGGATAAGAGCGTGCCGCACATCCGCCCTGCAGCTTTCAGTAAGCACACACAGACCTTGCCAAAAGGGGAAAAAGGTCATAGACCTACCTTTCGGGTAGGATTTGACTTGTCTGTTGAGCCTGCGTATGCAAGCAACGCCCTGCCCTGAAAGGGATTTCCCTGTTCGAAATCACGTTCATGCGCATATTGCACAGCCGCCCGGCCCGCCTCTGCCGCATACCCCCGGCGGGCATGGCGGGCGGCCCTATTGAAGATCGGCGGAATAGCTTTTCGCCGCAAGCACGCAGATTCCGGAGGATGCTCCCATGTCCAAGCATGTTGTGGTTATCGGCGCGGTGGCTCTTGGCCCCAAGGCCGCCTGCCGTTTCAAACGTCTGGAACCGCATTCCAAGGTCACCCTCATAGACCAGTGCCCCCGCATTTCCTACGGCGGCTGCGGCATCCCCTATTTTGTCTCCGGCGAAGTGAACAGCGTAACCGAGCTGCAGTCCACTCCCTATCACATCATCCGCGATGCGGAATTTTTTCGCACCAACAAGGATGTGGACGTGCTCACGGAAACCCGCGCCACGCGGATAGATCGTGCCGCCAAGACGGTGGAAATTCTGAACGTGGCCACGGGAAAGACAGACACCCTGCACTATGACAAGCTGGTGCTTGCCATGGGCTCCAAGGCCAACCTGCCCCCGTTTGCAGGCATGGACCTTAAGGGAATAACTCCCGCCACCAATCTGGAAGAGGCAGAAATGCTGCGCGATGCCGCCGCCAGCGGTTCCGTGGATAAATGCGTTATCGTGGGTGCGGGCTTCATCGGGCTGGAAATGGCCGTTGCCTTTGCAGACATGTGGGGCATAGAAACCACGGTCATTGAATTGCAGGATCAGGTTCTGCCCGGTTTTCTTTCCAAGTCCATGGCGCAGATGGCCCTGCATGACCTGGAAGACAAGGGCGTTACCGTGCTGCTGGGCGAATCCGTCAAGGCCTTTGAAGGCGAGGACGGAACCGTTACCCGCGTGGTAACCAACAAGCGCACCATAGAGGCCGATCTTGTGGTTCTTTCCGCCGGGGTTTCCCCCAACACCGCCCTTGCCCGCGAAGCCGGCATTGACTGCGATACACGCGGAGCCATTATCGTAAACGAATTCATGCAGACTAACGATCCGGATATCTATTCCGGCGGCGACTGCGTGACCATTCCTCACCTTGTCACAGGCAAGCCTGGCTACTTCCCCCTCGGGTCCATGGCCAACCGGCAGGGTCGCGTTATAGGCACCAATCTTGCCGATGGCAAGGCCACCTTCCCCGGTGCCGTGGGCGGCTGGGTGGTGAAGCTGTTCGAGCAGTCCGCATGCGGTGCCGGTCTGACCATAGAATCCGCCCTGAAGGAAGGGTATGATGCCATCAGCGTGCATGTGGAGCAGTTTGACCGCGCCCACTTCTTCCCGGAAAAGGCCCTCATGTCGCTTGAGCTTGTGGTGGACAAACCCACCCGCCGCGTACTGGGCATTCAGGGAATGAGCGAGTTGGGCGATGCCCTTACAGCACGCATCAACGCTGTGGTTCCGCTGCTTAAGGCGCATGCCACGGTGGATGAGGTCTCCAACCTTGAGGTGGTCTATTCGCCGCCCTTCGCCTCTGCCATGGATATTGTCAACGCCGTTGCCAACGTGACCGAAAACGTGCTGGAAGGCCGCAACCATATGGTTAGCCCCAGCCAGTTCGCCACCCTGTGGGCCAACCGTGATGCAGAAGACATCTTCTTCATAGATACCCGCCTTGCTCCCAATGCCGTGCCCTACGTGGAAAAATACCCGGATGCGTGGCACAGCATTCCTAACGAAGAAATCCGCAACCGCATTGCGGAAATTCCCGCAGGCAAGTCCGTGGTGGTTGTCTGCAACACCGGCCTGCGTTCCTATGAGGCCATGCTGCTGCTCAATGAACTGGGCGTGAAGGATGTAAAATCCGCCGCAGGCGGTATGGTCGCCCAGAAGAAGCTCGGCTCCGGCATCTGATACCGCGCGGTGCGCCCCGGCATTGCAGGCTGCCATTGTGACCCGACGTTGTGGGGTGGCATTATTGGCTGACATTACAGACGGACTTTTGCCCGATTTACCTCCCCTGCCCCTTCGGCGCATCATCTGCACCGCAAACTCTAAGGCCGCCCACACCGGGCGGCCTTTCTGCTATCTGGAAAACCATGTCTGGGCAACGTTTGCCGCAGCTACTGCGCAGGCATTTCCCCACGATCCACCGGGGGATAGAGCGAACGGAGGCGGTCCAGTTCCTCCATAATTTCGCGGCGGTCATCGGTGTTAAACGATTCCGGGTCAATGCGGGTCATTTCCGGGTCCAGATACTGAACCGAAACCATATTATCCTCTTCCGCAAAAATGGAGGCCATGCCCCGCACAGCATAGGCTTCGCCCACACGAATGCGTTCGTACTGTGCCCGGTCGCACTGCGGAAAGAAGAGGATGATGTCGTTATCCGTATCATCTGCAAAAAGGGCCTTCCCGTACACATCCATTTCGTGTCCGCCATCTTCCATCTGCTTGTCCACGATAAACACATCCGCGTTCACTTCTGCTATCAGCGCCATAGTGCCCTCTATTTTTTGATTTTTCCGAGTTGTAATTCTTGATTGGTATATCATGGGCAGAGCATCATCCTCTGCCTTCCGTTTCTGTTTCTGCCGCTTGTGCCCGTTTTATTCCGCTTTGCCAAGCACAGGCACATTCCGGCTGCACCAGAGGATGCGGAAGGGCCGGTTGCTATACCTTTTTCCGCACCGGAACACGCGATAACACCTTGGCATAGTATTCGTTTTCCAAATTGAGTGCCACAGATGCTCTGCCCTGCTGCTTCATGCGTTCGAGAATGGCTTCCAGCTTGCGCATCTGACGGTAGCAGGTTTGCTCGTCAACGCTGTTCTGCAGCATTTCGATTATGGTGGTGGCGTCTTTGATATCCTGCGCTTCGGGCGGCAGGTAGCCTGCGTTTTTAAGGAGCTTGTAAGCCATGCGCAGATCGGGCGGAATCATGGAATCATCCTGTAATTCCAGAGGTTTTCCCTGACCTTCCAGATTGCGGAATGCCCCCTGTTCCTCGGCCTTGGTTATGTGGCGTTCCGCCATAACCGCAAGAATGTTCATTGCGCTGGCTCCGCCGGTCGCGTTTGTCCCACTGGTTGCGTTTTGCTTGCGTTTTGCGCTGCATGGAAGGCACGCAGGGCCGCTACGCCCTCTGTGGCAAGCCAGTGGTGCACGGAGGCTGTTATTTCAGCCATACCGTGCGAGGCGGCTTCTGCAATGCGCTGGGCTTGCGCTTCTGCAACCGGATACTGTGCCTGTGCCACATGCCCGGAAAGCAGGTGCGTACCGCGCGGTGCCCACAACGAGAAGCGCACACGGATGCGCAGCACAGATTCCTGCTGGCGGAATTCAAAGGATTCTACACGTCCGGTGAGTGTGGCATCATGGGCAAGCCTGCCGCGCCACGGCATGAGCAGCGTATAGTCCGTTGCGCCTTCCAGTGCTGCGGCAACGGCAGAGGCCGTAATTTCCGCAGGAGTGCCTTCCCAGTACCAGCGGCTGCTGGGCGAGAGCACGCTGCCGTGTGAAATCATGACGGCTGAGCGTTCCAATGCGGGCAGACTGCTCATGTTTTCCAGCATGATAACAGGGAGATACTGCGAATTTTGATTGTCTGCTCCATCCGGCTGTGATGCCTCGCCATGTGGGGTTACCGGACCGGACGGATACGCGCCGCCAGCAGGTTGGCTGGCGGGTAACCCTGCGGTTTGCATTGCGGTTTTTGCTGCGGTTACCGCAGATTCCGGTAGCTCTTTCGTCTCCGGGGCCTTGTGGTCCTGATGCACTAACGGGGCGGGCTGGATGCGCAGAACCTGCTCCGGAGCGACCTTTCCGCCTGCACATCCTGCTGTAATCATTACAAGAAATAAAAGAGCGGCGGCCAGTGGACGAAACGTGGACGAAGTGTGGACGAGCAGGGACGCGACCGCTTGCTGCGGCGGCGCAGCGCATGTACCGTGAGTTGCAAGGGGTACTCCTGAAGCAAAGGGGACGTCGGGGGCAAAGACACGTATTTTTTGAAATGCCCTGCCAAACGCCCTGCCTAACGCCCTGCCTAACGCCCTGAGGGACGCTCTGTGTGATGCTCTGTGTGATGCCCAAAGCGATGTTTTGAGAGCTGCTCTGAGGTACGTTCTGAAGCACGCCCAGAGAGACACTCCGCTGGACAATCTGAGTGACGTCAGGGGAGACGCCTGGGGAGACGCCAGAGGCGATGCCAGAGGAGACGCCAGACGGGACGCTCCGAGTAAGGCCTTAGGGGGCACCGGAAGGAACGCCTGAGGGGAGGTTCCGGGAGATACCGGAGAGGAGGCTGCGGGGGTTGGTGTAGCGGCCATGCTACTGCTCCTTCTTGCTGTCGTCCGGGCGGTAGATGATCTGCCACGGGCGTTCCCTGAGCGAGCGGGTAAGCACATTCAGGTTGCGGGTCAGTTCCGCCGTGTTTTCCAGAATCTCCTCCAGACGCGCCTGATCGTAGTCGAGATCGTTTTGCACCTGACGGGTGAGTTCCGTTACCGCACCGCCCACGGCGGCGGTCTGCACGCGCAGCACCTCCAGCGTGACGGCAAGGTCCTGCCGGGTATCCGTGACTGCCGTGTTCACCGTTCCCAGCGTGGTCTGCATGCCGCTGCGCACCTCGCCCACCAGTGCGCGTGTTTCCGCTATGCCTGCTCCGGCTTCGCGGGCAAGGCCGCGGAACTCCGCATCCATGCTGCGGATGGCGGTATTTGCGTCTTTTACCAGTACGGTCACTTCCTTGAGGATTTCTTCCACGTGCCTGCGGTTGTCTGTGTTCAGCAGCGCGCGCAGGCTGTCTGCTATTTCCGAAAGCTTGGGTTGCAGGTCTGCCGCAAGTCCCGCCATGGATGCCGCCACCTCCATGAGGTCCGGGGTGGCGTCCGGCGGGATTTCACTGCCCACAGGCAGGGGTGGCCCCGCCTTGCCGGACAGGTTGAGCAGCACGAAGTTATCTCCCACAATGCCCTTTTGCGATATGGACGCCTTTGTGCCCTGATAGACCGTGAATCCTTCGTGCAGGCCCACCACCACACGCACGAGGGCGGGGTCCTCCTTGTCCACATCTATGGAAAGCACCCTGCCCACGTTTATGCCCGCGTATTTTACCGGGCGGCCCACATCCAGATTCTTTACTCCGTTGAAGCGGATGGCGTATTCATCCAGCCGTTCCCAGAAACGGTGCCCGCCAAAGGCGATGATGAACAGCCCGAGCACGCACAGCCCCGCGAACACCGTAAAGCCCGCACGTATGAGTTCCCGTTTTCCTGCTGTTTGATTGAGCACGACCTGTCTTTCCTTTTCCTTGTTCCGGCGGACGGAGCCGCCTGCGCTGTTTGCCCGGATGCTATTCCAGCCATTCCGGTGCCTGCCGGATATTCGGTTTGCGGTTCAGGAACTGGCGTATGTACAGATCATCCGTTGCGCGCAGTTCCTCGATGCCGCCCTCGAACAGCACCATGCCGCCGTGCAGCACCACCACATGATCGGCTATGGCGAACAGGCTGTCCAGATCGTGCGTAACCACCACGATGGTCATGCCCAGCGCGTCATGCAGGTCCAGGATGAGTTGGTCCACCTCTGCCGCCGTGATGGGGTCCAGCCCTGCCGACGGTTCATCGCACAGCAGCACCTTGGGGTCCATGACCAGCGCCCGCGCCAGCCCGCCGCGCTTGCGCATGCCGCCGGACAGTTGGCTAGGGTGGTAGTCCGCGTAATTATCCAGCCCGACCAGTGACAGCTTGAGCCGGACCATGGTGCGGACGGTTTCCTCATCCAGATCGGTATGTTCCAGCAACGGCAGGGAGACGTTCTCTCCCAGCGTGAGGGAGCCGAGCAGCGCGCCGTTCTGAAACAGGACGCCCATCTCTCGCCTGTGGCGGTAAAAGCGTTCCTCGTTCATGGCGAAGAGGTCTTCATCTTCTATGAATATCTTCCCCGCGCTGGGGGTTGCCAGCCCCAGAATATGCCGCAGCAGGGTGGACTTGCCGCAGCCGCTGCCCCCGAGAATGACGGAGACCTTGCCGCCGGGCAGGGTGATGTTTGCATTGCGCAGGGTCACATTGCCGGGATAGCCCACGGCAAGGTTCTGCGTTGATATGGTGGGTGCCCTGTGGCGTCCGTACATGCGTTACCCGACGTTTCGTGTTGCCAATGTGGTGCTATGCCCTGTTTTTGCAGTATCCCAAAGTACCCCTATTTCCCTAGCACCCCTGCTGTCTCCAGCTTGCAGCCCGATACAGACTATCGCCGCACTTGCGTGAAATGTCAGCCCCCGGGGTGTGGATTATTCACGCCGACCGTTCCCTTATGCGTGGCTGCGCTTTCCGGTTTTCCCTCATGCCGCCCGGTTACATGAAGGTGTAGTTGATGGCAGTGAAGAAGAAGTCCAGAAGCACGATGAGAAAGATGGACTGTACTACGGCAAGCGTGGTGCGCCTGCCCACATCTGCCGCACCGTCCCGCGCCATGAGTCCCTGCCAGCAGCACACAAGGGCTATTGTGATGCCGAATCCCAGCGCCTTGACCAGCCCGGAAAACACATCGCCCACGGTGAGAAAGTTCACACACTGTTCAAAATAGGTGCGCAGGGTCAGCCCGAGGAAGATGGCGGAAAACAGCCCGCCCGCCACAATGCCTACCACGTCTGCAAGGAGGGTGAGCACGGGCAGCATGACCGCCATGGCGATGATCTTGGGCCAGACCAGAAAACGTACCGGGTCTATGCCGATGACCAGCAGCGCGTCAATTTCTTCTGAAATCTTCATGGTGGCCAGTTCTGCGCAGAAGGCGGCACCCGACCTGCCGGCGAGAATGATGGCGGTGAGGAGCGGCCCAAGCTCTTTGATGATGGTGACGGACACCATGTTTGCCACGTAGCTGAGCGCGCCGATCTTTTCCAGCTGCCCTGCCGCCTGCAACGCCAGAATCATGCCCGTGCAGGCGGCAATGACCGAGACGATGCCCACGGACCCGCTGCCCACGGCCGCGAGGTGATTCCATTCCTGCCAGCGGTAGAAGGCGCGGGAGCGCCGGAATACGGCTGGTGCGGTGACGATGAGGCTGTTTATCAACTCCGCGAGGAAGTGGAGTTCTTTAATCATGCGCACCGCCTGTGCAGCAGAACGGCAGGGTGCGCCGCGGAAGCCATGACGGAATGTATGCCGCAATGCAAGGCGGTATGTATGACGGAATGTATGTCGGAATGTACGCTTTTTGGCATGGCAAACCCTGATGTACCGGGCCTTGGGCATGCGTCCCGTACGCTGTATGTGCCGTGCATGCTTGCCATGATAAACGCCTTGCTGCGACCTGCATCCCGGCGGCTAGACGCCGAACAGCTGCCCCACCTGCGTGAGGTTGAATATCTTGCGGACCTGCGCGGAAACAGCCGTAACCGTGAGGCTTCTGCCCGCCTGCATGAGCACACGGCGCAACTCGATGAGCACTGCCAGACCTGAAGAGTCCAGATATTCCAGCTCGCCCAGATGCAGAGACATGGCACCCGTGCCCTGCCCTGCCTGTTCAAGCAAATAGCTGCGCACCTGTGTGGTGACGGTGTAGTCTATCTCGCCGCTCAGGGCGATGGCACTGCCCTGCTGTTCCGCCTTCCATATCTGCCGGGTGCTCA
This window encodes:
- a CDS encoding MlaE family ABC transporter permease; amino-acid sequence: MIKELHFLAELINSLIVTAPAVFRRSRAFYRWQEWNHLAAVGSGSVGIVSVIAACTGMILALQAAGQLEKIGALSYVANMVSVTIIKELGPLLTAIILAGRSGAAFCAELATMKISEEIDALLVIGIDPVRFLVWPKIIAMAVMLPVLTLLADVVGIVAGGLFSAIFLGLTLRTYFEQCVNFLTVGDVFSGLVKALGFGITIALVCCWQGLMARDGAADVGRRTTLAVVQSIFLIVLLDFFFTAINYTFM
- a CDS encoding MlaD family protein, giving the protein MLNQTAGKRELIRAGFTVFAGLCVLGLFIIAFGGHRFWERLDEYAIRFNGVKNLDVGRPVKYAGINVGRVLSIDVDKEDPALVRVVVGLHEGFTVYQGTKASISQKGIVGDNFVLLNLSGKAGPPLPVGSEIPPDATPDLMEVAASMAGLAADLQPKLSEIADSLRALLNTDNRRHVEEILKEVTVLVKDANTAIRSMDAEFRGLAREAGAGIAETRALVGEVRSGMQTTLGTVNTAVTDTRQDLAVTLEVLRVQTAAVGGAVTELTRQVQNDLDYDQARLEEILENTAELTRNLNVLTRSLRERPWQIIYRPDDSKKEQ
- a CDS encoding STAS domain-containing protein; protein product: MMSTRQIWKAEQQGSAIALSGEIDYTVTTQVRSYLLEQAGQGTGAMSLHLGELEYLDSSGLAVLIELRRVLMQAGRSLTVTAVSAQVRKIFNLTQVGQLFGV
- a CDS encoding FAD-dependent oxidoreductase → MSKHVVVIGAVALGPKAACRFKRLEPHSKVTLIDQCPRISYGGCGIPYFVSGEVNSVTELQSTPYHIIRDAEFFRTNKDVDVLTETRATRIDRAAKTVEILNVATGKTDTLHYDKLVLAMGSKANLPPFAGMDLKGITPATNLEEAEMLRDAAASGSVDKCVIVGAGFIGLEMAVAFADMWGIETTVIELQDQVLPGFLSKSMAQMALHDLEDKGVTVLLGESVKAFEGEDGTVTRVVTNKRTIEADLVVLSAGVSPNTALAREAGIDCDTRGAIIVNEFMQTNDPDIYSGGDCVTIPHLVTGKPGYFPLGSMANRQGRVIGTNLADGKATFPGAVGGWVVKLFEQSACGAGLTIESALKEGYDAISVHVEQFDRAHFFPEKALMSLELVVDKPTRRVLGIQGMSELGDALTARINAVVPLLKAHATVDEVSNLEVVYSPPFASAMDIVNAVANVTENVLEGRNHMVSPSQFATLWANRDAEDIFFIDTRLAPNAVPYVEKYPDAWHSIPNEEIRNRIAEIPAGKSVVVVCNTGLRSYEAMLLLNELGVKDVKSAAGGMVAQKKLGSGI
- a CDS encoding ABC transporter ATP-binding protein, translating into MYGRHRAPTISTQNLAVGYPGNVTLRNANITLPGGKVSVILGGSGCGKSTLLRHILGLATPSAGKIFIEDEDLFAMNEERFYRHRREMGVLFQNGALLGSLTLGENVSLPLLEHTDLDEETVRTMVRLKLSLVGLDNYADYHPSQLSGGMRKRGGLARALVMDPKVLLCDEPSAGLDPITAAEVDQLILDLHDALGMTIVVVTHDLDSLFAIADHVVVLHGGMVLFEGGIEELRATDDLYIRQFLNRKPNIRQAPEWLE
- a CDS encoding ABC-type transport auxiliary lipoprotein family protein: MCLPARSGNARGRSSTARTTARRSSSMAATPTPAASSPVSPGTSPQAFLPVPPKALLGASRLASPLASPLASPQASPLTSLRLSSGVSLWACFRTYLRAALKTSLWASHRASHRASLRALGRALGRAFGRAFQKIRVFAPDVPFASGVPLATHGTCAAPPQQAVASLLVHTSSTFRPLAAALLFLVMITAGCAGGKVAPEQVLRIQPAPLVHQDHKAPETKELPESAVTAAKTAMQTAGLPASQPAGGAYPSGPVTPHGEASQPDGADNQNSQYLPVIMLENMSSLPALERSAVMISHGSVLSPSSRWYWEGTPAEITASAVAAALEGATDYTLLMPWRGRLAHDATLTGRVESFEFRQQESVLRIRVRFSLWAPRGTHLLSGHVAQAQYPVAEAQAQRIAEAASHGMAEITASVHHWLATEGVAALRAFHAAQNASKTQPVGQTRPAEPAQ
- a CDS encoding DnaJ family domain-containing protein; this translates as MNILAVMAERHITKAEEQGAFRNLEGQGKPLELQDDSMIPPDLRMAYKLLKNAGYLPPEAQDIKDATTIIEMLQNSVDEQTCYRQMRKLEAILERMKQQGRASVALNLENEYYAKVLSRVPVRKKV